From the Saccharomonospora marina XMU15 genome, the window GACTTCGCCTACTCCGCGTCGGAGGAAGACGACCAACGGGTCGCGAGGGTGTTCTCCGACGCCGGTGTCGAGGTCGTGACCATGGATGACGCCGCTTTCGACGAGTGGCGCGAGCTGGCGCAGAAGCAGTGGAACGCCTTCGCGAGCTCCGCTCCGAACGGTAAGGAACTTCTGGAGCTGGCGAAGCAGGCATCCGGGAAATGATCTCCCGCGTTGGGCCCTCCCCGCGCGGAGGGCCCAACGTGCTGTCGCGGTAACGAAACGGAATTCGGAGAGCGTCATGCGCCTGCTCAAGTATCTGCTGAGCTTTCGGTGGGCCAACGCGTTGTCGGAGGGCGCGGGCTACCTCAGCGGCCTGGCGCTGGTCCTGGCGACGGTCGCCATGGTCCACGGGGTGTTGTCGCGCTACCTGTTCGGGCAGCCGACCGTGTGGCAGACCGAAGTCAGCATCTACCTGCTCATCTTCGTGACTTTCGTCGGCGCGGCCTACGGGCTCAAGCACCACGCTCACGTGGGCGTGGACCTGCTCGTCGGGCGGCTGCGGGTCCGTAACCGGCTCGCGGTGCGCATCGCGACGTCGGTGCTCGCGCTCCTCGTCGTCGCGGCGGTGATCTGGACCTCGTTCCACACGTGGTGGGAGGCGGTGGAGGGCGACTACCGATCACCGACGGCCTTGCGCGCCCCGCTCGCGGTCGTCTACGCCATCCTGCCGCTGGGCATGCTGCTAGTCGCCTTCCAGCTCATGGCGTTCATCGTCGACGGGGTGAAGACCCTGCTGCCGGGCGGATCCGAACCGGAGCACGCCGCCCTGCTCGGACAGGGAAACACCGAACTGGCATCGGCGATCGAAGCCGGTCCCCGCGACGCGGACAAAGCTTCGGACACGGACGCGAACACGGCCGAAGCCGCCGCTTCACCTGCTGAACCACTTCCCGCCGACGAAAGGCACGGCCGCTCGTGAACTCATTGACGACCGGTGCGATCATCGGCGTGATCGGCCTCGTTCTCTTCGTGACCGGCATGCCGATCGCCTTCGCCCTTGGGCTTACGGCCATCATCTCCATCCTGCTCTTCCTGGACCCGGATGAGTTCGAGTTGTTCGGGAAGCTGCTCTTCGATTCCACCAACGACTTCGGGCTGCTTGCGATCCCGCTCTTCGTGCTCATGGGCAACCTCTTCGGCGGGTCGGCGGCCAGTAGGCAACTGTTCGCGGCAGGGGAGGCGTGGCTGAACCGGATTCGGGGAGGCCTGGGTATGAGCAGCGTGCTAGCTTGCGCGGTGTTCGCCGCTCTCACCGGGTCGAGTCCCGCCACCGCGGCGGCGATCGGCCGCGTCGCGGTTCCGGAGATGCAGGCTCGCGGATACTCGGCACGGGTGGCCGCGGGCGCCATCGCCGCCGGAGGCACCCTCGGAATTCTGATCCCCCCGAGCGTCACGCTGATCCTCTACGGCATCGCGGCCGAGGTCTCCATCGGCCAGTTGTTCGCGGCCGGGATCGTCCCCGGCATCCTCGTGACGATCCTCTTCGTCGTCTGGATCTTCATCGCGGTCAGCGCGGAGGCGCGTTCCTCGCAGCGGGAAGCGCGTGCGACGGTCGCGGCAGGGCAGGCGTCGGCCGGTCTCTCGGACACCGGCGTGCAGGACGGTTACGTGACGCCCGGGTACACCTGGGGCGAGCGGTTCCGCGCGTTGCTGCGCACCTTCCCGTTTCTCGCCCTCATCGTCGCGATCCTAGGCGTGCTGTACGCGGGAATCGCGACGCCGAGCGAGGCGGCGGCGGTCGGTGTCGTCCTCGTCTTCGTCCTCATCGCGTTGGTGTACCGGCAACTGAAAGGTCGGCAGTTCCTGCGGGTACTGCTCGAGACGACCAACCAGAGCACGATGATCCTGCTCATCACGGCCTTCTCCGCGGTGATCGCCACCGTGCTGAGCTTCCTGAGCGTGCCTCAGGACCTGGCGATGCTGGTCACGGAGATGGAGGTCAACCGCTGGCTGGTCATGCTCGTGATCAACGTTCTGCTGCTGATCATGGGCCTGTTCCTGCCACCGGTGTCGATCATCGTGATGGTCACGCCGGTGCTGCTGCCGCTGATCGTCGGTCTCGGGTTCGACCCGATCTGGTTCGGCATCATCATGACGCTGAACATGGAGATGGGCCTCATCACGCCGCCCGTGGGGTTGAACCTCTACGTGCTGAAGGGGATCGCGCCGGACGTGCCGATCAAGGAGATCCTGCTCGGCGCGCTGCCCTACGTCGTGGTGCTCGCGGCGGGCATCGTCTTGCTGTCGGTCTTCCCCGGCCTCGTGACGTGGCTGCCCGGGCTGCTGTTCTGATCGCCGGAACCACAGGATGCGGGCGAACCAGCCGCCGGTCGTGACCTTCGACTTGTTCAGCGCGCTCATCGATTCCAGGTCAGGGGGCTCAACGGCGCTGTGCGGCATCAGTGTGGCCCGCGGCTGGCACAGGACCGGGCACGAGGTGTACGAGGAGTGGGACCGGCGCAACAAGGCCGCACAGCGTGCCAGCATTCGGTGGGTTCCGTACACCACCCTTGCCCGGGAGGCGCTCGCAAGCAGCTATGCGGCGCATGCGCTGCACGGTGATGCCCGCGATGACCTGCAGCGCATGCTCAATTCGTTACCCGAATGGCCGCTGTGGGACGACGTGGCCGAGTCGATGCCGGTGCTGGCCGAGCGGCACCGGATCGGTCTACTGTCCAACGTGGACGATCACCTGTTCCGCCGGACCGCGGCCGCCCGCTATCTCGACCCCGACCTGGTGCTGACCTCCGAGCGACTCCGTGCCTACAAGCCCGATCCCCGGATCTACCTGCGAGCACGGGAAGCCCTCGGGTCGATGGTGCACGTGGCTACCTCGGCACGAGACGTTCGTGGCGCTCTCGAAGCGGGAATCCCGGTGGTGCGGCTGCGCAGGCCGGGCCACCAGCTGGATCCCGAGGGGCCGAGACCCGGCCTGGTGGCGGACAGGCTGGCCGATGTCCCCGCCCTTGTCGAGCGATCGCGGTGTGCCGGGTGATCCGGGGCAAGGCCGCGGCGGTCGCGGCCCGGTTGCCCGGTGCTGCCCTTCACCTGCCGATCCTGCTGTAGCGGCGCAGCCGGCTACGCAGCCGCGAGGCGGCGTCCTCGTGGGCGAGCGCGGTGAGTTCCTCACGCAGTACGCGGCCAACCCGCAGGCAGAACTGTTCGGGCTCCTCGGCCGCGTCTGGGTACTCGGGTACGACGCGGTCCACGATCCCGGCCGCGAGCAGGTCAGCGGAGCGAACACCCTGAGCCTGCGCCAACTCCGGCGCGTGATCGGTGTCGCGGTGAACGATGGCGCTGGCACCTTCCGGCGGCAGCGGTGCCAACCAGCTGTGCTGGGCCGCGATCACGCGGTCGCCGGGCAACAGTGCCAGTGCCCCACCGCCGGTGCCCTGGCCGAGCAGCAGAGTCACCGTCGGCGCTTCGAGCATCGTCAGATCGGCGAGCGAACGAGCTATCTCGCCCGCGATACCTCCCTGCTCGGCGTCGACGGACAGCGCGGCGCCCGCTGTGTCGATCACCGTGACCAGCGGCAACTCGAGTTCGGCGGCCAGCCGCATCCCGCGCCGCGCTTCGCGAAGGGCACCGGGACCCAACGGCGTGTCCTCGGTCTGGCCGCGTCGATCCTGTCCGAGGAAGACGCAGCGGGCTTCGCCGAACCTCGCGAAGGCCAGCAGCAGTCCAGGATCTCGCTCTCCCTCGCCTGTCCCGTTCAGCGGCAGGACGTCGTCCGCCGCATAGTGCAGGAGGCGCCGCACGCCCGGTCGGTCCGGTCGCCGCGACCGTGTGATGGACTCCCAGGCGTCCACATCCGGCAGCGGCAGCCGCTCCGGCTCGGCGGGCCCGGCCTCGACGCGACGATCAGCACACAGCACGTCGAGTGCCCGTCCCAGCAGTTCGGCGATCCGTTCCGGCTCGACGACCCCGTCCACGAGACCGTGCGCGTAGAGGTTCTCCGAGGTTTGCACGCCCTCGGGAAAAGCCCTGCCGTAGAGGCTCTCGTACACGCGCGGTCCCAGGAACCCCACCAGGGCACCCGGCTGCGCGACGGTCACGTGACCGAGCGAGCCCCAGGACGCGAAGACACCACCGGTCGTCGGATGCCGCAGATACACCAGGTACGGATGGCCCGCTGCCTTGTGAGCGGCGACCGCGGCGGTGATCCTCACCATCTGCACGAAGGCGGGTGTTCCCTCCTGCATGCGTGTTCCACCGGACACCGGGGCGGCCAGCAGGGGCAGACCTTCCTCGGTAGCGCGTTCGGTGGCCCGGACCAGCCGGTCCGCGGCGGCCACGCCGATGGAACCGGCCAGGAAGGCGAACTCACTCACCATCACCGCGACCCGACGTCCGCCGATCCTGCCCTCGCCGGTCAGCACCGCCTCGTCGAGGCCCGTCCGGTTCCGGGCCGCCGCCAGTTCCTCCGCGTAGGAGGCCGACATGGGCGGGTCCACCGGCGGCTCGTCCCAGGAGACGAAAGTTGCCTCGTCGAGCACGAGATCGAGCAACTCCCGCGCGCTTGGCCCCGCACTCACGATCGCTCCCCGGCTTCGAGTTCGTCCAGCCACTGCCTGACACTGCGGTCATGCTCGCCGAGCAGTGGCGGCGGTAGGTGCTTCTCGCGGTCACCGGCATATGGGTTGTCGTCGAATCGCAACGGCGGGCCGGGGAGCCGGATCGGCCCCGCGGTGGGGTGTTCCACGTCGATCAGCAGCCCTTGCGAGCGGGTCTGTTCCCAGGTGTACACGTCGTCGAGTGTGCGGACCTTGCCTGCGGGCACCCCCGCTTCGGCGAGCCGGGCGAGCCAGACCTGGGCACCCTCGGTCGCGAAGGCACTCTCGATCCGGCCGACCAGTTCGGCCCGGTGAGCCACCCGCTTCTCGTTGCTGGTGAACCGTTCGTCGTCCACGTCCAGGCCCACCAGCGGGGCGAACGCGCGCCACAGCGCCTCGCTACCGACCGCCACCTGTACCGGAGCGTCGGCGGTGCGGAACAGACCGTAGGGCGCGATCGAGGAGTGGTGATTGCCCATACCTCGAGCAACCTCACCCGCCACCGTGTAGCGAGTCCCCTGGAACGCGTGCACGCCCACGAGTGCGGCGAGCAGGCTGGTGCGAACGACCCGCCCTCGGCCGGTCCGGCGGCGCTCGTGCAAGGCGGCGAGAACCCCGAAGGCCCCGTACATCCCCGCCAGCAGGTCGCCGATGGGAACGCCGACCTTGGTCGGCACCGACGGGTCCGGCCCGGTCACACTCATCAGTCCGGCCTCGCCCTGGGCGATCTGGTCGTAGCCCGCTCGGCCGCCCTCGGGACCGTCGTGGCCGAATCCCGTGATCGACATGACCACGAGCCCGGGATTGAGCTCATGCAGCCTCTCGATCGGAAAACCCAGCCGGTCGAGCACCCCCGGACGGAAGTTCTCCATCAGGACGTCGCAGCGGGCCACGAGGCGTCGCAAGAAGTCCTTGCCTTCCTGGCTCTTGAGTTCGGCCGTCACCGACTCCTTGTTCCGGTTGCAGGACATGAAGTACGTCGATTCACGCCTCGATCCCTCGCCGACGAACGGCGGTCCCCACCACCTCGTGTCGTCCCCGGTCACCGGCGTCTCCACCTTGATTACCCGTGCCCCGAGGTCTGCGAACATCATCGCGGCATGGGGACCGGCGAGTGCGCGGGTCAGGTCGAGAACGGTGACATCCGACAGCATCATGATGCCCACCCTTGGTCTAGTGGCTTAGCCACTTGCACAATGAGCCTCCTATAGGATGGCTGTCAAGAACGTGGTGAGCGCCCTCTCGCGGGCCGCCTGTCCGAAGGGAGCCCGGTGGTCAAGGAGGAAATGGACCAAGTAGCCCCGGAACCGAGAGCGCGAGCACTGCGTCCCGTGCAGCGGTCCCGGTTGTACGAGCAGCTCGTGGAGCGCCTGCTCGCACTCGTGGACGAGCTCGACCTTCGGCCGGGCCAGCGGCTCCCGCCGGAGCGGGAACTCGCGTCCAGCCTCGGGGTCAGCCGAGCGTCGGTTCGGCAGGCGCTGGTCGTGCTGGAGGTGCAGGGCCTGGTCGAGGTCCGTCAGGGCGAGGGCGCCGTGCTGCTGGAGAACCGTTCCACCTCGGCCGTGCTGTCCGCGGCCAAGGCCCACACCCGTCGGCTGCAGGAGGTGATCGAGGCTCGCGAGGCGCTCGAGGTCAAGCTGGCCGCGCTGGCCGCGCAGCGTCGCACCGAGGACGATCTGGTCGCCATCGACCGAGCCCTCGAGCGGATGGAGGCCGATGTGGAGCGCGGGGATCGTGGCCTCGAAGGTGATGAGCGGTTCCACCGGGCGGTGACGGCGGCGGCCAGGTCGGCGCTGCTGGCCGATCTGATGACGGAGATCTCCTCGGCTATCAAGGAGAGCCGGATCGAGTCGCTGTCGCAGCCGGACCGGCCGCGACAGTCGCTGGCCAGTCACCGCAGGATCGCCGAAGCGATCCGTGCTGGTGACGCCGGCGGAGCCGCCGAGGCGATGGGTGAGCACATCCGCCTGGTCAGCGATGTGGCGATCCTGCGGGACAAGAGCTGACCGCGCCTGTTTCGGCTGCCGATCGGCGCGGAACCCGCAGGCAGCAGTTCGCTCTTTCCTGTGATCACCGACGGCGCGTCACGGTGCCGTGGGGAGGCTCGATCGACCCGCTTGACCGCCATTGGCGTCACCGGACTGATCTTGGACGTCGTCGATGCTCAGCCGAGTGTGCCAGGTAGCGCCGTGAGGAACCGCGCGCTCGGGCGGGGGCGAGTCTGCGCTGCGCCCCCGCCCGAGGCCCGGTCACTGCGGTAGGAGGCCCGTCATCTCGCGGATCTCCGCTTCCTGAGCATCGACGATGCGCCGGGCGAGCGCCTTGGCCTCGGCGTCACTGCCCTCGCGCAGCTCCGCCTTGGCCATCTCGATCGCGCCCTGGTGATGCTCGATCATCAGCTGCGTCCACATGACGTCGAACTCGGAGCCGCCGGCCTGCTCCAGCCGCGCCAGTTCCTGGTCGGACATCATCCCGGGCTCCGACATCGAGCCGTGGTCCATTCCCTCCATGTCGGACCCTGCGGCAGCGCCCCACTTCTTCAGCATGCCTTTCAGCTGTTGAATCTCGGGGTCCTGGGCACCCTTGATCCGCTTGGCGAGGTCCTTGACGGTCGGGTTGGTGGCGCGACGAAGAGCCGCTTCGGCCATGTCCACCGCTTGCTCGTGGTGCGGGATCATCTGCTGGGCGAACATGATGTCGCTGTCGTTGTGACTACTTTGCTGCGTTGCGGCCGACGTGGTGGCCGGGTTCGTGTCGGCGGAGGGTGTGTCACCGTTGCCGGCACAGGCCGTGGCGAGGGCGAGAACGGCAGCCGTGCCCGCCCCGATGAGGATCTTCTTCATCGGTGTGTCCTTCTGCTCTGCGTTGACGAATGAATCTGGGGAGCTCTTCGTAGCCGAAGCAATGCGAAGAGTGATCGTCTAGATGCGCAGAATGCAGACGGTCGCGAGCAGCCTTCGCCCGGCGGGTCCCGGGAACCGGCGTCGAACGACGAACGCATCGCAAGCGCGTTCGACGACGTCCAAGCCACCCCAGGTGCGCAGCCCTTCGCCGAGCATCCGGGCCAGTACGAGCACCGCACCGGCGGCGAGCACGGCAAGG encodes:
- a CDS encoding TRAP transporter small permease yields the protein MRLLKYLLSFRWANALSEGAGYLSGLALVLATVAMVHGVLSRYLFGQPTVWQTEVSIYLLIFVTFVGAAYGLKHHAHVGVDLLVGRLRVRNRLAVRIATSVLALLVVAAVIWTSFHTWWEAVEGDYRSPTALRAPLAVVYAILPLGMLLVAFQLMAFIVDGVKTLLPGGSEPEHAALLGQGNTELASAIEAGPRDADKASDTDANTAEAAASPAEPLPADERHGRS
- a CDS encoding TRAP transporter large permease, with product MNSLTTGAIIGVIGLVLFVTGMPIAFALGLTAIISILLFLDPDEFELFGKLLFDSTNDFGLLAIPLFVLMGNLFGGSAASRQLFAAGEAWLNRIRGGLGMSSVLACAVFAALTGSSPATAAAIGRVAVPEMQARGYSARVAAGAIAAGGTLGILIPPSVTLILYGIAAEVSIGQLFAAGIVPGILVTILFVVWIFIAVSAEARSSQREARATVAAGQASAGLSDTGVQDGYVTPGYTWGERFRALLRTFPFLALIVAILGVLYAGIATPSEAAAVGVVLVFVLIALVYRQLKGRQFLRVLLETTNQSTMILLITAFSAVIATVLSFLSVPQDLAMLVTEMEVNRWLVMLVINVLLLIMGLFLPPVSIIVMVTPVLLPLIVGLGFDPIWFGIIMTLNMEMGLITPPVGLNLYVLKGIAPDVPIKEILLGALPYVVVLAAGIVLLSVFPGLVTWLPGLLF
- a CDS encoding HAD family hydrolase, translated to MTFDLFSALIDSRSGGSTALCGISVARGWHRTGHEVYEEWDRRNKAAQRASIRWVPYTTLAREALASSYAAHALHGDARDDLQRMLNSLPEWPLWDDVAESMPVLAERHRIGLLSNVDDHLFRRTAAARYLDPDLVLTSERLRAYKPDPRIYLRAREALGSMVHVATSARDVRGALEAGIPVVRLRRPGHQLDPEGPRPGLVADRLADVPALVERSRCAG
- a CDS encoding carboxyl transferase domain-containing protein: MSAGPSARELLDLVLDEATFVSWDEPPVDPPMSASYAEELAAARNRTGLDEAVLTGEGRIGGRRVAVMVSEFAFLAGSIGVAAADRLVRATERATEEGLPLLAAPVSGGTRMQEGTPAFVQMVRITAAVAAHKAAGHPYLVYLRHPTTGGVFASWGSLGHVTVAQPGALVGFLGPRVYESLYGRAFPEGVQTSENLYAHGLVDGVVEPERIAELLGRALDVLCADRRVEAGPAEPERLPLPDVDAWESITRSRRPDRPGVRRLLHYAADDVLPLNGTGEGERDPGLLLAFARFGEARCVFLGQDRRGQTEDTPLGPGALREARRGMRLAAELELPLVTVIDTAGAALSVDAEQGGIAGEIARSLADLTMLEAPTVTLLLGQGTGGGALALLPGDRVIAAQHSWLAPLPPEGASAIVHRDTDHAPELAQAQGVRSADLLAAGIVDRVVPEYPDAAEEPEQFCLRVGRVLREELTALAHEDAASRLRSRLRRYSRIGR
- a CDS encoding CaiB/BaiF CoA transferase family protein, which encodes MMLSDVTVLDLTRALAGPHAAMMFADLGARVIKVETPVTGDDTRWWGPPFVGEGSRRESTYFMSCNRNKESVTAELKSQEGKDFLRRLVARCDVLMENFRPGVLDRLGFPIERLHELNPGLVVMSITGFGHDGPEGGRAGYDQIAQGEAGLMSVTGPDPSVPTKVGVPIGDLLAGMYGAFGVLAALHERRRTGRGRVVRTSLLAALVGVHAFQGTRYTVAGEVARGMGNHHSSIAPYGLFRTADAPVQVAVGSEALWRAFAPLVGLDVDDERFTSNEKRVAHRAELVGRIESAFATEGAQVWLARLAEAGVPAGKVRTLDDVYTWEQTRSQGLLIDVEHPTAGPIRLPGPPLRFDDNPYAGDREKHLPPPLLGEHDRSVRQWLDELEAGERS
- a CDS encoding FadR/GntR family transcriptional regulator — its product is MDQVAPEPRARALRPVQRSRLYEQLVERLLALVDELDLRPGQRLPPERELASSLGVSRASVRQALVVLEVQGLVEVRQGEGAVLLENRSTSAVLSAAKAHTRRLQEVIEAREALEVKLAALAAQRRTEDDLVAIDRALERMEADVERGDRGLEGDERFHRAVTAAARSALLADLMTEISSAIKESRIESLSQPDRPRQSLASHRRIAEAIRAGDAGGAAEAMGEHIRLVSDVAILRDKS
- a CDS encoding DUF305 domain-containing protein, with the translated sequence MKKILIGAGTAAVLALATACAGNGDTPSADTNPATTSAATQQSSHNDSDIMFAQQMIPHHEQAVDMAEAALRRATNPTVKDLAKRIKGAQDPEIQQLKGMLKKWGAAAGSDMEGMDHGSMSEPGMMSDQELARLEQAGGSEFDVMWTQLMIEHHQGAIEMAKAELREGSDAEAKALARRIVDAQEAEIREMTGLLPQ